The DNA segment TGATCTGATTTGTTTAGATTTAATGATGCCGGGAATGGATGGTTTAGAAACACTACGTACCATTCGAGCTGCAGAATCTGAGAAGGGAGTAGCGTGGGTTCGCCGGCAGAAAGTAGTTATCATAACTGCTCGGCAGGATTTAGCGAGCGTAATTACTGCTTATAAATCTTTTTGTGATGCTTATCTTGTTAAACCGATAGAAAAGGCCAAATTACTTGAACATTTACGTACGCTGGGATTAATCAATTAGGTAAAATACACCTAAGGGCAATTTATAAATATTCTTAGGTGAGACATTTATCGCTATTTATTGGCAGTTGACTATATTTATAAAATATGCTAATTTATCGCGCAACTTAATGGTTTAATGTATTACAAAGTATAGGTTTTTCATAAATCGAGGAAGCGATTTTGTTGGAAAGTCTATACTTAGCAGTAAATTCGAGCCCTACTAGAGGGGGCAAAAAAATGCAAACAACGTTTAAAGTTGGTGATAAAGCTGTATACCCTGCCCATGGCGTAGGTGAAGTTACTGCCATAGAAAATCGTGAGATCTCTGGGCAAAATCAGACCTTTTATATCCTGCGTATTCTCGACAATGGGATGAAGATCATGATCCCAACGAGTAATGTTCGTCAGGTGGGTTTACGTGAAGTTATCGGTCCAGAAAAAGTTAACAGAGTTTTTGAAATTTTACGTGAAAAAGGTTTGAGTGTAGATACTACGACTTGGAATCGACGTTATCGTGAATACATGGAGAAAATTAAAACCGGATCGGTATTTGAAGTAGCAGAAGTCTTACGTGATTTGTATTTGCTTAAGACTGATAAAGATTTATCGTTTTGTGAATTAAAGCTACTTGATACTGCTCGCGGTCTGCTTATCAAAGAGCTTGCAGTAGCTCAGAATTGTGATGAAGAAGAAGTCGAGCAAGAGTTTAAAAAGATTTTTAGTTTTTAAATAAAAGTGTGCGGAACCGCTCATTTTTTTTAAGACAGTTTAAATTTACCGTTCTCATTCATTCAATAATACTACTTAGGGACAGTCCTTTATTTAAAGAGTGGTTACTTCTTAACCATGCCAAATCTTTCTGCCATAATGCACAAGAAATCATGATCTTGTGGTGAGCTACATTGAATTATCTATCAATATTTTTTTGATTAATTTGTAAACTTATAACTGACCAATCGTGTATTTATAGGCATATAGAGAGAAATATTTATTTGAATAAATATTGATAATTGTAAATGGGCGATAGATATCGAGTGTTGGAGACACTATGACTTCGGACAAAAAGCCATCTTTAAAAGATTTTGATTATTTTTCAATAAATGCCCGTCCAGCAAAATCAAGTGAATTATTAGAACATGAGCAGTTACCAGAAAATATCGAAGCCGAAATTAAATCATGGCAAAAAGAGCGTCGCCGTGCTGGTTTTTCTGCAATAACATCGACTATTGTTGTTGCAGTATGCACTTGGTTTTTATGGGGGTATCGTGATGCAATTGCTTATAGTTTTTCAAGTTCTCATCCACCCTTAGTTCTTGGTGACGTAGTTGAGCTTTCACCATCTGATATTCCACATAATTCATTTGTTGAGCTAACTGGTATAACTGAACATCGTGGTTTATCTCAAAAAACTACGCAAGGGCTGTGGCTGTTACGAGAAGAACGATGGAATTTTCGTTTTGTAGGATCACGCGGAGTTTTTATTTCTACACCGCCTGATTCATCGCGCTTTGGT comes from the Deltaproteobacteria bacterium genome and includes:
- a CDS encoding response regulator, which encodes MKSLVVEDDVTSSLLLQEILKHYGSVITAVDGHEALSQVNNALNADEPFDLICLDLMMPGMDGLETLRTIRAAESEKGVAWVRRQKVVIITARQDLASVITAYKSFCDAYLVKPIEKAKLLEHLRTLGLIN
- a CDS encoding CarD family transcriptional regulator gives rise to the protein MQTTFKVGDKAVYPAHGVGEVTAIENREISGQNQTFYILRILDNGMKIMIPTSNVRQVGLREVIGPEKVNRVFEILREKGLSVDTTTWNRRYREYMEKIKTGSVFEVAEVLRDLYLLKTDKDLSFCELKLLDTARGLLIKELAVAQNCDEEEVEQEFKKIFSF